A stretch of Ranitomeya variabilis isolate aRanVar5 chromosome 3, aRanVar5.hap1, whole genome shotgun sequence DNA encodes these proteins:
- the LOC143817596 gene encoding uncharacterized protein LOC143817596 — MLWPLQDSQVVAHGGHKRKKVPRRLSSPQLPVSKSATKKKRIVVDEEPLTIHNETLINLVEANPSIWDQSDSSHQDIVKNRKLWDQIICHFDPRDMEKSSTSKKKIAGVVHTR, encoded by the exons ATGCTCTGGCCCCTACAAGATTCTCAG gttgtggcacacggaggacacaagagaaagaaggttcctcgccgtctgtcgtcgccacaactgccagtg tccaagtcagcgaccaaaaaaaaaaggattgtggttgacgaagagccgttgaccattcacaacgagacactgatcaaccttgtggaagccaacccctctatatgggaccaaagcgacagctcccaccaggacatcgtgaagaaccgcaagttgtgggatcaaattatatgtcacttcgatccccgagacatggagaagtcgtcaacctctaagaaaaaaattg ccgGTGTGGTCCATACCCGTTAG